A genomic stretch from Malus domestica chromosome 15, GDT2T_hap1 includes:
- the LOC103431786 gene encoding protein DMP3-like: MSLRPRATSTITPAAPQPTSTSDTEPDETPKSPQPPKPTFSQRAISQTLTSTANLANLLPTGTLLAFQLLIPIFTGNGSCDAATRPMTLILLLLLALSCFLASFTDSVKALDGQVYYGLATTKGLFVFDYPDASGSGLPDLSKYKIRFIDLVHAVLSVFVFGAVALRDKNVLGCFYPTPDHQTQEVLDIGPVGIGLICSLLFVVFPTRRHGIGFPLTPGK; the protein is encoded by the coding sequence ATGTCTCTTAGACCAAGAGCAACTTCCACCATCACCCCTGCCGCGCCACAACCAACCTCCACCTCCGATACAGAACCTGATGAAACCCCGAAAAGCCCCCAACCACCTAAACCCACCTTCTCCCAACGTGCCATCTCCCAAACCCTAACGAGCACAGCAAACCTAGCCAACCTCCTCCCCACAGGCACCCTCCTTGCTTTCCAACTCCTCATCCCAATCTTCACCGGCAACGGCTCTTGCGATGCCGCCACACGCCCCATGACCTTgatcctccttctcctcctcgcCCTCTCGTGCTTTCTCGCGTCCTTCACCGACAGCGTCAAGGCTTTGGACGGACAAGTCTACTACGGGTTGGCAACCACCAAGGGCCTGTTTGTGTTTGACTACCCGGATGCTTCGGGTTCGGGGCTGCCGGATTTGAGCAAGTACAAGATAAGATTCATTGATTTGGTTCATGCAGTTTTGTCTGTGTTTGTGTTTGGTGCTGTGGCTTTGAGGGACAAGAATGTTTTGGGGTGCTTTTATCCCACACCAGACCATCAGACTCAGGAGGTCTTGGACATTGGTCCAGTTGGTATAGGGCTCATTTGCAGCTTGCTCTTTGTGGTCTTCCCCACCAGGAGACACGGTATTGGATTCCCTCTTACGCCTGGCAAATAA
- the LOC103425368 gene encoding uncharacterized protein → MRTKQPCRGRGRPRKTPNVVSERVVSERVVSERVVNENENAFLNFVNHNTHNVEEGNILECYESSREDRDDEEFNPEMEIDSASNSTSIGSDWSGGDQDGDQDVSSVDKAVQKLLKYVEESRQREKSSKKIGRAQTKQLTGLGSWSRFPNEEEAPSHNRPQTKALTGTGSWSRSRNEQEAPSHNPAQTKALTGLGSWSISRDDQEAPSHNRAQNKALTSLGSWNRFSSEQGAPSHNPVQTTPLPGLGSSSRFRNGQETPSHDRAETTPLAGLSSWISFENQQEAPSHVPHFNKKELSASLAVIKRVMEMDASVPFNTPVDPVAMRMPDYFDVIDTPMDFGTICNHLQNGTKYMNSEDVFRDVQYIWKNCCTYYNEGNFVLDLMKRVKEKFMTYWTEAGLCSKEPGPRSVLKSSNVEKRRTRGPTVNRILDQVPFGGRLEVTWRNRRAVGESSKLFKSACTALVRQTREIPLQVKSWKSIPIDIKKKAFERILKRFKVEDHMRWVLEQIHRSYHSYRRYLKRLWYDTCGTIEEARQNIPPSVAEDDWQYLTDLWSSPEWKAWSKKNKENGFKENNLIHTCGSKSFSQIYEEERKKTGNDPGRIRLWELTHLRSDGKAAHPAAEEALSKLKALYAEVSAGNLHMTEDEIYEKVFGPERPQRERGITSKELWGELRKQLDESKQRQEESEQRCVAEVQGLKEQLGRVEGLFSEQMNRFEGLLVQLASQVSSPVQTERPTVNPPSQRGRPRTVRPRR, encoded by the exons ATGAGGACCAAACAACCGTGCAGGGGAAGAGGAAGGCCACGGAAAACGCCAAATGTGGTGAGTGAAAGAGTGGTGAGTGAGAGGGTGGTCAGCGAGCGAGTGGTCAATGAGAACGAAAACGCATTCTTGAATTTTGTAAATCACAATACTCACaatgttgaagaaggaaatattcTTGAGTGTTATGAATCTAGTCGCGAAGACCGTGACGATGAGGAATTTAACCCTGAAATGGAGATTGATTCAGCTAGTAATTCTACTTCAATCGGGAGCGACTGGTCAGGTGGGGATCAAGACGGGGATCAAGATGTGAGCTCTGTGGATAAGGCAGTGCAAAAATTGCTTAAGTATGTTGAAGAAAGCCGCCAGAGGGAAAAATCGTCCAAGAAGATTGGTCGTGCGCAAACTAAGCAATTGACAGGCTTGGGTTCTTGGAGTAGATTCCCGAATGAGGAAGAGGCGCCTTCTCATAATCGTCCGCAAACTAAGGCATTGACAGGCACGGGTTCTTGGAGTAGATCTAGGAATGAGCAAGAGGCGCCTTCTCATAATCCTGCACAAACTAAGGCATTGACAGGCTTGGGATCTTGGAGTATATCTCGGGATGATCAAGAAGCACCGTCTCATAATCGTGCACAAAATAAGGCATTGACAAGCTTGGGTTCTTGGAATAGATTCTCGAGTGAGCAAGGGGCGCCTTCTCATAATCCTGTGCAAACCACGCCATTGCCAGGCTTGGGTTCTTCAAGTAGATTTCGGAATGGGCAAGAGACACCTTCTCATGATCGCGCGGAAACTACACCATTGGCAGGCTTGAGTTCCTGGATTAGTTTTGAGAATCAGCAAGAGGCTCCTTCTCATGTCCCTCACTTTAACAAGAAAGAATTGAGTGCTTCCCTGGCG GTTATTAAGAGGGTTATGGAAATGGACGCATCTGTACCTTTCAACACTCCTGTGGATCCAGTTGCTATGAGAATGCCT GATTACTTTGATGTCATAGATACACCAATGGATTTTGGAACAATATGCAACCATCTTCAAAATGGTACTAAATATATGAACTCAGAGGATGTGTTCAGGGACGTCCAATACATTTGGAAGAACTGCTGCACCTATTACAATGAGGGTAACTTTGTTTTGGACCTTATGAAGCGGGTGAAGGAGAAATTCATGACATATTGGACAGAAGCTGGTTTGTGCAGTAAAGAACCAGGACCAAGAAGTG tgttaaaaagcTCTAATGTGGAGAAAAGGAGGACACGAGGGCCCACCGTTAACCGTATACTAGATCAAGTTCCTTTTGGGGGAAGACTTGAAGTCACTTGGAGGAACCGGAGAGCTGTAGGTGAAAGCTCCAAATTGTTCAAATCAGCATGTACAGCCCTGGTTAGGCAAACCCGGGAGATACCCCTGCAGGTCAAGTCGTGGAAGAGTATCCCTATTGATATTAAAAAGAAGGCATTTGAGCGTATCTTG AAGCGCTTCAAAGTTGAAGATCACATGAGATGGGTGTTGGAACAGATTCATAGATCCTACCACAGTTATCGGCGTTACCTCAAGAGGTTGTGGTATGATACATGTGGGACAATTGAGGAAGCACGGCAAAACATACCACCAAGTGTCGCTGAGGATGATTGGCAGTATCTTACAGACTTGTGGAGCTCACCTGAATGGAAG GCATGGAGTAAGAAAAACAAGGAGAATGGTTTCAAAGAAAATAACTTAATTCACACTTGTGGCTCCAAGAGTTTCTCGCAAATCTACGAGGAAGAG AGAAAGAAGACTGGAAATGACCCTGGTCGCATACGTCTATGGGAACTCACCCATTTGCGGTCTGATGGAAAAGCTGCCCATCCAGCTGCAGAGGAGGCATTG TCAAAGCTCAAGGCACTTTATGCTGAAGTGTCTGCGGGGAACTTGCATATGACTGAAGACGAGATTTATGAAAAGGTTTTTGGACCTGAGCGTCCGCAGAGGGAACGTGGTATAACCTCCAAAGAGTTATGGGGTGAACTCAGAAAGCAACTTGACGAATCAAAGCAGCGACAAGAGGAGTCGGAACAAAGATGTGTTGCTGAGGTACAGGGTTTAAAAGAGCAACTTGGTAGAGTTGAGGGTTTGTTTTCAGAGCAAATGAATCGGTTTGAAGGTTTACTAGTACAGTTGGCGAGTCAAGTTAGTTCTCCTGTGCAGACAGAGAGGCCTACTGTAAATCCACCCTCCCAAAGAG GGCGGCCGCGGACTGTCCGACCTAGAAGATGA